Proteins encoded together in one Heliomicrobium gestii window:
- a CDS encoding MTH1187 family thiamine-binding protein, whose protein sequence is MPVIAEVTIIPLGTGSPSLSRYVADCHKALQEAEGIRYQLTPMSTVIEGELDLVVDVIRKMHEVPFAAGALRVSTTIRIDDRRDKPLSMEGKVRSVEQKLAE, encoded by the coding sequence ATGCCGGTAATCGCTGAAGTGACCATTATCCCGCTGGGGACCGGTTCGCCGAGCCTCAGCCGCTACGTGGCCGACTGCCACAAGGCGCTCCAGGAGGCTGAGGGGATTCGCTATCAGTTGACGCCCATGTCGACGGTGATTGAGGGGGAACTGGACCTTGTGGTCGATGTCATCCGGAAGATGCACGAGGTTCCCTTTGCCGCCGGCGCATTGCGGGTGTCGACAACCATTCGTATCGACGATCGCCGCGATAAACCGCTGTCCATGGAGGGGAAAGTGCGGTCGGTGGAGCAGAAGTTGGCTGAGTAA
- a CDS encoding nucleotidyltransferase domain-containing protein has translation MTITDIPGVNQLLQQLVKKSEIEQIILFGSRARGDNEERSDIDLAIAAPNVTLHQWFDIMDLVEEADTLYSFDIIRYEEVSSTLKDRIAIEGKVLFRRGAKSDNKPIR, from the coding sequence ATGACTATTACCGACATACCGGGGGTAAACCAGCTACTGCAACAGCTAGTAAAAAAATCCGAAATTGAACAGATAATTCTCTTTGGCTCACGAGCCCGAGGCGATAACGAGGAACGCTCTGACATCGACTTGGCTATTGCGGCTCCGAATGTCACGCTACATCAATGGTTCGATATAATGGATCTGGTTGAAGAGGCAGACACCCTGTACTCGTTCGATATTATCCGTTATGAAGAGGTATCTTCCACGTTAAAAGATAGAATTGCCATTGAGGGGAAAGTCTTATTTCGGCGGGGAGCAAAAAGCGATAATAAGCCGATAAGGTAA
- the cas6 gene encoding CRISPR system precrRNA processing endoribonuclease RAMP protein Cas6 — translation MVLSFFRVAVFEMILEAGNQGLQLPSYKGSTLRGGFGQAFRSIACSMRQKDCRGCLLKSSCPYAYVFETSPPVGSEVLRNHENIPRPFIIEPPLDQRTLYHPGEQLAFRLILIGNAIELLPYFIVAFRELGQLGIGKGRRTYELVKVRILDPENNKKSLIYEKENPLIQSANMTIRGDYYEKSLREEFSRHQRGSDSNASQRAMVRYLTMTRIKHEDNFSPAIEFHMLVRSLLRRISSLAYFHHKERLDLNYSAIIEQAAKVRIIDNRTRWVDWERFSSRQDSHVRMGGVVGEMVYEGNIAAFTPFLRLGELVHVGKGAVFGMGKFEASPLL, via the coding sequence ATGGTGTTATCGTTTTTTCGGGTCGCTGTTTTTGAAATGATTTTGGAGGCTGGGAACCAAGGGTTGCAACTGCCGTCCTATAAAGGGTCAACGCTTCGAGGCGGCTTTGGCCAAGCCTTTCGTTCCATTGCCTGTTCCATGCGGCAAAAGGATTGCAGGGGGTGCTTATTAAAAAGTTCATGCCCCTATGCCTACGTTTTCGAAACGTCGCCGCCGGTAGGTTCCGAAGTGCTTCGAAATCATGAAAACATCCCTCGCCCTTTTATTATTGAACCGCCGTTGGATCAAAGAACTCTTTATCACCCAGGAGAGCAGCTTGCGTTCCGTCTGATATTGATTGGGAACGCCATTGAACTGTTGCCCTATTTTATTGTCGCCTTTCGCGAACTCGGTCAGTTGGGGATTGGGAAAGGACGAAGAACATATGAACTGGTCAAAGTGCGCATACTAGATCCAGAGAACAATAAAAAATCGCTCATCTACGAGAAAGAGAACCCTCTCATCCAATCTGCAAACATGACAATACGCGGCGACTATTATGAAAAAAGTCTGCGTGAAGAATTCAGTCGACATCAACGAGGAAGCGACAGCAATGCCAGTCAACGGGCCATGGTGCGCTATCTCACCATGACCCGAATTAAGCATGAAGACAACTTTTCACCTGCCATTGAATTCCACATGCTAGTCCGGAGCTTGTTGCGACGGATTTCGTCTTTGGCATATTTTCATCATAAAGAGCGGTTGGATTTGAATTACTCAGCTATTATTGAACAAGCTGCTAAAGTCAGAATCATAGACAACAGGACGCGTTGGGTCGATTGGGAGCGGTTTTCCTCGCGCCAAGACAGCCATGTACGCATGGGCGGCGTCGTGGGAGAAATGGTGTATGAAGGTAATATCGCCGCGTTCACCCCTTTTCTGCGACTAGGAGAACTGGTTCATGTGGGAAAAGGCGCCGTCTTTGGTATGGGGAAGTTTGAAGCAAGTCCTCTTTTATGA